The Carnobacterium mobile DSM 4848 genome includes a window with the following:
- a CDS encoding GtrA family protein, translating to MSTLKKLYQKNEEIINYLVFGGLTTLVNVVVFFVFNSLLGVQYLIANAISIVLSILFAFFTNKKYVFKSETLTAQAWLKEFLLFCSFRLVSAGFDMLSMWILVGGLELDSNLAKLATQFIVVVLNYFFSKWFIFK from the coding sequence ATGTCAACATTAAAAAAACTTTATCAAAAGAATGAAGAAATAATCAATTATCTAGTATTTGGAGGACTGACAACGTTAGTCAATGTGGTGGTATTTTTTGTATTTAATTCTTTATTAGGTGTTCAATATCTAATTGCAAATGCGATTTCTATTGTGCTATCTATTCTATTTGCTTTTTTTACAAATAAAAAATACGTCTTTAAATCTGAAACCTTAACGGCGCAAGCTTGGTTGAAAGAATTCCTTCTGTTTTGCAGTTTTCGCTTGGTTTCAGCTGGGTTCGATATGCTAAGTATGTGGATTTTGGTAGGCGGGCTTGAATTAGACTCGAATCTAGCCAAGTTGGCAACACAGTTTATTGTAGTGGTATTGAATTACTTCTTCAGTAAATGGTTTATTTTTAAATAG
- a CDS encoding YfhO family protein produces the protein MNAFNKKRRAYPISCYTFLFIIMVALIYGYFFIVQKSFIWESDGFSQHYLIFKEYLEIIRNFLHHPSAGIEQWDWSIGLGADVIGSYGYYVIGDPFVYLGLLFPASQTELAFHVLILLRMYAIGGSFLVFCRKMEVDLPGALVGSLIYTFTYYVVLSATRHPFFLLPMILFPLLCLGMERILHHQSNTLFIGSIFLGAFSNFYFFYMLTVLIFLYALVRYFHLYGRKEIKKILPFIWTAVYSYAIGILLSGIVFFPVVWGFLQSSREASSKFAQGLWVYPAEYYVALIRNLFIPGSYLWTALGYSTFVVLVIPYIIRHKKKFSFIASLLFIFGCMLLFPAFGSIMNGFSGPYNRWTFALPFFLAWGAAYLYNQRFQLMKRDLMAMVASLLFFTLVTGISIRVTGYRFTYLAPLLFAWAMWGVLFTISIKRQRQTLQPFDKQGLSFLLLALIMGNLAYNAMGYYYPWGKNTMETLLDYGTADEAYSATFGGAEKLIQEHDKDIYRIGVTSQDRKIKNQLILLEKMGLTSYLSITNGQVANFARQLENGQFQLIQPVRNGFDDRSIMNHFLNVQAIVTEEKNEKYLPYGYHVTAKKETKDRSFIVAETSLAYPFAYAESVYLPESDFEELNPVEKEAFLSYGTVVNAKEVRTEKLELFDGRFGVKSLPIEISSDNKTKIELKGQHIVVKDPSGKVNITVKDPNEIDQTAVFAYLEGLHFEPIQSKTWGRTPINYTAVLKMGNQRKSIYQSDLLSFSSYLPRKKMLFHLGYQASGQKDQPISLQFDRVGNYDLANVQVLTLPLDDAYQQRVKAKKENTLTITTFKNEEIKGTVYQEKDSVLTTTIPFTSGWQAEVNGKSVDTIRVNEGFVGIPLSKGESKITFTYQTPFLKAGMATTFLGVLLTVINQMIQQKKKKSN, from the coding sequence ATGAATGCCTTTAACAAAAAGAGACGTGCTTATCCTATCTCCTGTTATACATTTTTGTTTATCATTATGGTGGCCTTGATTTATGGTTATTTTTTTATTGTGCAGAAGTCGTTTATCTGGGAAAGCGACGGATTTAGCCAACATTATTTGATCTTCAAAGAATACTTAGAAATCATTCGTAACTTCTTGCATCATCCTTCAGCAGGCATAGAACAATGGGACTGGAGTATTGGTTTAGGGGCGGATGTCATCGGTTCATACGGGTACTATGTTATTGGTGACCCTTTTGTTTATTTAGGATTATTGTTCCCTGCCAGCCAAACGGAACTGGCATTTCATGTTTTGATTTTATTACGGATGTATGCAATAGGCGGTTCTTTTTTAGTATTTTGCCGAAAAATGGAAGTTGATCTACCTGGGGCTTTGGTTGGTTCACTTATTTATACTTTTACTTATTATGTGGTATTGAGTGCTACACGGCATCCTTTTTTTCTGTTGCCGATGATTTTATTTCCGTTGTTGTGTTTAGGAATGGAACGCATTTTACACCATCAGTCAAATACTCTTTTTATAGGCAGTATCTTTCTTGGAGCGTTTAGTAATTTTTACTTTTTTTATATGTTGACTGTTTTGATTTTTCTTTATGCATTAGTACGGTATTTTCATTTGTATGGCAGAAAAGAAATCAAAAAGATTCTTCCTTTCATTTGGACCGCTGTTTATTCTTATGCTATTGGCATCTTACTTTCTGGTATCGTGTTTTTTCCAGTCGTTTGGGGATTTTTGCAGTCTTCCAGAGAAGCTTCCAGTAAATTTGCGCAAGGGTTATGGGTCTACCCGGCAGAATATTATGTGGCTTTGATTCGAAATCTTTTTATTCCTGGTAGTTATTTATGGACTGCGCTTGGCTATTCGACTTTTGTCGTGCTAGTCATTCCTTATATTATCCGACATAAGAAAAAATTCAGTTTTATTGCTAGCTTATTATTTATCTTTGGATGTATGTTGTTGTTCCCAGCATTTGGCTCGATCATGAACGGCTTTTCCGGTCCATACAATCGTTGGACGTTTGCACTGCCGTTTTTCTTAGCTTGGGGAGCGGCCTATTTGTATAATCAACGATTCCAGTTAATGAAGCGTGACTTAATGGCGATGGTTGCTTCGCTGCTTTTCTTTACTTTAGTCACTGGGATTTCTATTCGAGTAACAGGTTATCGCTTCACGTATCTGGCTCCGCTGCTCTTTGCTTGGGCAATGTGGGGTGTCTTATTCACCATTTCCATCAAACGGCAAAGACAAACGTTGCAGCCGTTCGATAAGCAAGGCCTTTCCTTTTTATTACTAGCATTGATCATGGGAAATTTAGCTTATAATGCAATGGGGTACTATTATCCTTGGGGAAAAAATACAATGGAGACCTTACTTGACTATGGCACAGCAGACGAGGCCTATTCAGCTACTTTTGGCGGCGCAGAAAAATTGATTCAAGAACATGACAAAGACATTTATCGAATAGGAGTTACTTCACAAGACAGAAAAATTAAAAACCAATTGATCCTCTTAGAAAAAATGGGATTAACTTCTTATCTGTCGATTACAAATGGTCAAGTAGCTAATTTTGCTCGACAATTAGAAAATGGACAGTTTCAATTGATTCAACCTGTTAGAAATGGGTTTGATGACCGCAGCATCATGAATCATTTCTTGAACGTGCAAGCGATTGTGACAGAAGAAAAAAATGAAAAATACTTGCCTTATGGTTATCATGTTACAGCTAAAAAAGAAACGAAAGACCGCTCCTTTATCGTAGCAGAAACCAGTTTAGCTTATCCTTTTGCTTATGCAGAATCAGTTTATTTACCTGAATCTGATTTTGAAGAATTGAACCCCGTTGAAAAAGAAGCCTTTTTATCTTATGGAACTGTGGTAAACGCAAAAGAAGTACGTACAGAGAAATTAGAGTTATTTGATGGGAGATTTGGAGTGAAATCTTTGCCGATTGAAATCTCTTCAGATAATAAAACTAAAATTGAATTAAAAGGACAACACATTGTAGTCAAAGACCCGAGTGGAAAAGTGAATATTACGGTTAAAGACCCGAATGAAATAGATCAAACAGCCGTCTTTGCGTATTTAGAAGGATTGCATTTTGAACCAATCCAGTCCAAAACATGGGGCAGAACGCCAATCAATTATACTGCTGTACTAAAAATGGGGAATCAACGAAAAAGTATTTACCAATCAGATTTATTGAGTTTTAGTTCTTATTTGCCACGTAAGAAGATGCTGTTTCATTTAGGATATCAGGCAAGCGGGCAAAAAGACCAACCGATCAGTTTGCAGTTCGATCGAGTCGGCAATTATGATTTAGCAAACGTCCAAGTATTAACCCTGCCATTAGATGATGCTTATCAACAACGAGTCAAGGCTAAAAAGGAAAATACGTTAACGATCACTACTTTCAAAAATGAAGAGATCAAAGGAACGGTTTACCAAGAAAAAGACAGTGTCTTAACGACAACGATCCCTTTTACAAGCGGCTGGCAAGCTGAAGTGAATGGGAAATCAGTCGATACGATTCGAGTGAACGAAGGTTTTGTCGGTATTCCTTTAAGTAAAGGTGAATCAAAAATCACCTTTACTTATCAAACACCTTTCTTAAAAGCTGGAATGGCAACCACTTTTTTAGGTGTGCTATTGACAGTTATAAATCAAATGATCCAGCAAAAAAAGAAGAAAAGTAATTGA
- a CDS encoding endonuclease/exonuclease/phosphatase family protein: protein MKLLTLNTHSWLEEQPDAKLDALIETILANQFDVIAFQEVNQSIAESVIDVSNHFAYQAADPTIQIKRNNFAFIVQQKLEQAGLRYVWTWQPAHIGYDIYDEGLAFLSLYPIQEIKTFYASKSKAYENYKTRPVLGVQIEGSWYFNLHLGWWEDDNDSFKDQWSKCSAVFDSLPGPIYLMGDFNNPAQVNNEGYELVSQKWFDTFYLAAKRDTGYTIEKNIDGWSENNEQLRIDFIFTNQPIDILISEVFFNGLNSPIVSDHYGVSIELAKEKAPIYSGSE, encoded by the coding sequence TTGAAATTATTGACTTTAAACACTCACAGCTGGTTAGAAGAACAACCGGATGCTAAGTTAGATGCGCTTATCGAAACCATACTAGCCAATCAATTTGATGTGATTGCTTTCCAAGAAGTAAACCAATCCATTGCTGAGTCCGTTATAGATGTATCGAACCACTTTGCTTATCAAGCTGCTGACCCGACTATTCAAATCAAACGAAACAATTTTGCTTTCATTGTGCAGCAAAAATTGGAACAAGCCGGATTACGGTATGTCTGGACTTGGCAGCCGGCTCATATTGGTTATGATATTTATGATGAAGGATTAGCATTTTTGAGTCTTTACCCCATCCAAGAAATCAAAACCTTTTATGCTTCCAAAAGCAAAGCATATGAGAATTATAAAACGCGTCCTGTGTTGGGCGTTCAAATTGAAGGCAGTTGGTATTTCAACCTCCATTTAGGTTGGTGGGAAGATGATAATGATTCATTTAAAGACCAATGGTCAAAATGCTCTGCTGTTTTCGATTCTTTACCAGGACCCATTTATTTAATGGGTGATTTCAATAACCCTGCTCAAGTTAATAATGAAGGATATGAGCTGGTGAGCCAAAAATGGTTTGATACTTTTTACTTGGCTGCAAAACGAGATACAGGATATACCATTGAAAAAAATATTGACGGATGGTCTGAAAATAATGAACAATTAAGAATTGATTTTATTTTTACAAACCAACCTATCGACATTCTTATCTCTGAAGTCTTCTTTAATGGACTAAATAGTCCAATCGTTTCTGATCATTATGGCGTCAGTATAGAATTGGCAAAAGAAAAAGCCCCTATTTATAGCGGGTCTGAATAA
- a CDS encoding PTS transporter subunit IIBC gives MKKMFSFDFWQKLGKALMVVIAVMPAAGLMISIGKMIVMFGGDIQLLSVIGNVMESLGWGVIGNLHILFAAAIGGSWAKERAGGAFAALLAFILINVTTGSIFGISSEMLVTEGATTKTLFGSEILVDGYFTSVLGAPALNMGVFVGIISGFVGAIVFNKYYNYRKLPEALSFFNGKRFVPFVVILWSVIVSIGLALVWPVVQTGINNFGQWIATSADTAPVLAPFVYGTLERLLLPFGLHHMLTIPVNYTALGGTYTILTGANAGSQVFGQDPLWLAWVSDLVNLKNSGDMTAYNDLLTSIIPARFKVGQMIGASGTLMGVALAMYRRTDVDKRKKYKSIFFSAAIAVFLTGVTEPLEFMFMFAAPLLYVVYAVLQGMSFALADLIPLRVHSFGNLEFLTRVPMSVNAGLTWDVINFVLSSIVFFGLAYFVSYYLIGRFKIATPGRLGNYIDESSTEEAVDSAAVSTGKTVPAASAQVQDIITLLGGPTNISDVDACMTRLRVTVKDPAIVGDESAWKKLGALGLIKKNNGIQAVYGPKADVLKSDILDALGE, from the coding sequence ATGAAAAAAATGTTTTCATTTGATTTTTGGCAAAAACTCGGAAAGGCTTTAATGGTTGTGATTGCTGTTATGCCTGCTGCAGGCTTAATGATCAGTATCGGTAAAATGATCGTCATGTTTGGAGGCGATATTCAATTATTATCCGTCATAGGAAATGTGATGGAAAGTTTAGGTTGGGGTGTCATTGGTAATTTACATATTCTTTTTGCCGCTGCTATCGGGGGCTCTTGGGCTAAAGAACGGGCTGGCGGAGCATTTGCAGCCTTGTTAGCTTTTATTTTGATCAATGTCACTACTGGTTCTATTTTTGGTATCTCGTCAGAAATGCTGGTTACTGAAGGTGCCACGACCAAAACCTTATTTGGCTCAGAAATATTAGTCGATGGCTACTTTACGTCTGTTCTTGGTGCCCCGGCTTTAAACATGGGTGTTTTTGTTGGAATTATTTCAGGTTTTGTTGGAGCAATTGTTTTTAACAAATACTACAACTACCGGAAATTACCGGAAGCTCTTTCCTTTTTTAACGGAAAACGCTTTGTTCCTTTCGTAGTCATCTTATGGTCTGTGATCGTTTCTATCGGCTTAGCGCTTGTTTGGCCAGTGGTTCAAACAGGGATCAACAATTTTGGTCAATGGATCGCAACTTCTGCTGATACCGCTCCTGTTTTAGCACCATTCGTTTATGGAACATTAGAACGTCTCTTGCTGCCTTTTGGATTACATCATATGTTGACCATTCCAGTGAATTATACAGCTCTCGGCGGAACATATACGATTTTAACAGGTGCTAATGCCGGCTCTCAAGTATTCGGCCAAGATCCATTATGGTTGGCTTGGGTAAGCGATTTAGTCAATTTAAAAAATAGCGGAGATATGACTGCCTATAATGATTTATTAACGTCTATTATCCCTGCTCGTTTCAAAGTTGGACAAATGATTGGCGCCAGCGGAACTTTAATGGGTGTAGCTTTGGCTATGTATCGCCGAACAGATGTCGATAAACGCAAAAAATATAAATCTATCTTTTTTTCAGCAGCTATTGCAGTCTTCTTAACAGGAGTTACTGAACCGCTTGAATTCATGTTCATGTTTGCAGCACCTCTCTTATACGTTGTTTATGCAGTGCTTCAAGGAATGTCTTTTGCTTTAGCTGACCTTATTCCTTTACGCGTTCATTCGTTTGGAAACTTAGAATTCCTAACTCGCGTACCGATGTCGGTCAACGCTGGATTAACATGGGACGTCATCAATTTTGTCCTTAGCAGTATCGTTTTCTTTGGACTTGCTTATTTTGTTTCTTACTACTTGATTGGCCGTTTCAAAATTGCCACACCTGGTCGTTTAGGCAACTATATTGATGAATCTTCGACTGAAGAAGCTGTTGATTCAGCTGCCGTTTCAACAGGAAAAACTGTTCCAGCGGCAAGTGCACAAGTCCAAGACATCATCACTCTTTTAGGAGGTCCGACAAATATTTCTGATGTCGATGCTTGTATGACTCGTTTACGAGTTACAGTAAAAGACCCAGCAATCGTTGGCGATGAATCTGCTTGGAAAAAACTAGGCGCTTTAGGACTAATCAAAAAAAATAACGGTATCCAAGCTGTGTACGGTCCGAAAGCGGACGTCTTGAAATCAGATATCCTGGATGCTTTAGGAGAATAA
- a CDS encoding glycoside hydrolase family 65 protein — translation MENKRLFELDEWKIKTQTLDKEQRRLQESLTSIGNGYMGMRGNFEERYSGDHHQGSYLAGVWYPDKTRVGWWKNGYPDYFGKVINSMNFIQLDLFIDGEPVDLYSDTIHEFEMELDMQTGILSRRYIVEKNGKQVQVEVERFVSLAQKELCAIRMNVTSLNEAVDLRFVPGLDGNVTNEDSNYEEKFWLPVTAMKNTLIVETKPNDFGIEQFTVAATMLNRTVGVEKICDTVSDMCVNEEFVGKLAVGEQVSIEKLIILTTSRDSSKEEVGTRSQAMCADLDSISFAELRKQHADLWQERWEKADVVIGGDSAAQQGIRYNLFQLFSTYYGEDERLNIGPKGFTGEKYGGATYWDTEAYAVPLYLALTDQQVTKNLLTYRHNQLPQAEHNARQQGLNGALYPMVTFTGVECHNEWEITFEEIHRNGAMAYAIYNYTNYTGDESYLIDKGLDVLIGISRFWADRVHYHQGKDQYMMHGVTGPNEYENNVNNNWYTNTIAVWTLNYTLAALEKAPNKKETLNVTKAEVKEWKAIIEKMYYPYDAEKGVFIQHDTFMDKELRPVTELAPSELPLSQNWSWDKILCSPFIKQADVLQGIYFFKEEFSQEEKQRNFDFYEPMTVHESSLSPSIHAILAADLHRMDKAVELYGRTARLDLDNYNNDTEDGLHITSMTGSWLTIVEGFAGMRTANETLAFAPLLPTNWTHYEFHINYRGRLLKITVTQTATTIELVTGDPLEMKIYEETILLTSQYSCTTKAAKVAVQ, via the coding sequence ATGGAAAACAAACGATTATTTGAATTAGATGAATGGAAAATCAAAACCCAAACATTGGATAAAGAACAAAGGAGATTACAAGAAAGTTTGACCAGTATTGGAAACGGTTATATGGGGATGCGAGGGAACTTTGAAGAGCGCTATTCAGGAGACCATCATCAAGGCAGCTACTTAGCTGGCGTTTGGTATCCAGATAAAACGCGTGTCGGCTGGTGGAAGAACGGTTATCCCGATTATTTTGGTAAAGTCATCAACTCCATGAACTTTATCCAATTGGATTTGTTTATAGATGGAGAGCCAGTAGATCTATATAGCGACACCATTCATGAATTTGAAATGGAGCTTGATATGCAGACGGGAATTTTATCGCGCCGTTACATCGTTGAGAAGAACGGAAAGCAAGTACAAGTTGAAGTTGAACGATTTGTAAGTCTGGCTCAAAAAGAATTGTGTGCGATTCGAATGAATGTGACGAGTTTGAATGAAGCCGTTGACTTACGTTTTGTGCCAGGTCTAGACGGCAACGTGACAAATGAAGATTCAAATTACGAAGAAAAGTTCTGGCTACCGGTAACGGCAATGAAAAACACGTTGATTGTTGAAACAAAACCAAATGATTTTGGGATCGAGCAGTTTACAGTAGCTGCAACGATGTTAAATCGTACCGTTGGCGTTGAAAAAATTTGCGATACTGTATCGGATATGTGTGTCAATGAAGAGTTCGTTGGAAAACTAGCAGTAGGCGAACAAGTGTCTATTGAAAAGTTGATTATTTTGACGACTTCACGGGATAGTTCAAAAGAAGAAGTAGGAACGCGCAGCCAGGCGATGTGTGCTGATTTGGATTCTATCTCTTTTGCAGAATTGAGAAAACAGCACGCTGACTTATGGCAAGAGCGTTGGGAGAAAGCGGATGTGGTCATTGGAGGCGATAGTGCTGCGCAACAAGGGATTCGCTACAATCTGTTCCAATTATTCTCAACCTACTATGGTGAAGATGAGCGTTTAAACATTGGTCCGAAAGGCTTTACAGGTGAAAAATATGGTGGAGCAACGTACTGGGATACAGAAGCGTATGCTGTCCCATTGTACTTAGCGTTGACCGATCAACAAGTGACTAAAAATTTACTGACTTATCGCCACAATCAATTGCCGCAAGCTGAACACAACGCGCGCCAACAAGGGTTAAACGGAGCACTTTACCCAATGGTAACGTTCACTGGAGTTGAATGCCACAACGAATGGGAAATCACATTCGAGGAAATTCACCGCAACGGAGCGATGGCTTATGCTATTTACAATTATACAAATTATACCGGCGATGAAAGTTATTTGATAGATAAAGGGCTGGATGTTTTGATTGGAATCAGCCGGTTCTGGGCAGACCGTGTCCATTATCATCAAGGAAAAGATCAATATATGATGCATGGAGTCACTGGTCCTAATGAATATGAAAACAATGTCAATAACAATTGGTACACAAACACGATTGCGGTTTGGACACTGAACTACACCCTGGCAGCTTTAGAAAAAGCACCAAACAAAAAAGAGACCTTAAATGTAACGAAAGCTGAAGTAAAAGAATGGAAAGCCATTATTGAAAAAATGTATTATCCGTATGATGCTGAAAAAGGTGTCTTTATCCAGCACGATACTTTTATGGACAAAGAATTGCGTCCGGTTACTGAGCTAGCTCCAAGCGAGTTGCCTTTGAGTCAAAATTGGTCGTGGGATAAAATCTTATGTTCGCCTTTTATCAAACAAGCCGATGTCTTGCAAGGGATTTATTTCTTTAAAGAAGAGTTTTCTCAAGAAGAAAAACAACGAAATTTCGATTTCTATGAACCGATGACCGTTCATGAATCGAGTCTTTCACCAAGTATCCATGCGATTTTGGCAGCAGATTTACACCGAATGGACAAAGCGGTTGAATTGTATGGCCGCACAGCTCGATTGGATCTAGACAACTACAATAACGATACAGAAGATGGGCTGCACATTACATCAATGACCGGCAGCTGGTTAACGATCGTAGAGGGCTTTGCGGGTATGCGCACAGCGAATGAAACATTAGCGTTTGCTCCATTATTGCCGACAAACTGGACTCATTATGAATTCCACATCAATTACCGAGGACGTTTATTGAAAATCACTGTGACCCAAACCGCTACAACGATTGAATTAGTGACCGGTGATCCGTTAGAGATGAAAATCTACGAAGAAACTATTTTGTTGACTAGCCAATACAGTTGCACAACAAAAGCTGCAAAAGTAGCAGTACAGTAG
- the pgmB gene encoding beta-phosphoglucomutase has product MKAVLFDLDGILTDTADYHYQAWKKLGAELGIELDEAFNEQLKGISRTESLALILAKGGLEEQFTVAEKEALATKKNEVYKKMIEQMSAKDILPGIKTLLDELKEKGVLLGLASASQNGPVILEKLGLEELFDTIVDPAKLSAGKPHPEIFETGAEQLNVSVQECIGIEDAAAGVQSINSAGMAAIAVGDETTLGAAAKVVASTNELTVDLLTAVWAESVGVQ; this is encoded by the coding sequence ATGAAAGCTGTATTATTTGATTTAGACGGTATCTTGACAGACACAGCTGATTACCATTATCAAGCATGGAAGAAGCTAGGTGCAGAATTAGGAATTGAATTGGATGAAGCCTTTAATGAACAACTGAAGGGCATCAGCCGTACAGAGTCTTTAGCTTTGATCTTAGCTAAAGGCGGCTTGGAAGAACAGTTTACAGTTGCAGAAAAAGAGGCATTGGCAACGAAGAAAAATGAGGTCTACAAAAAAATGATCGAGCAAATGTCTGCTAAAGATATCTTGCCTGGAATCAAAACGCTATTAGATGAACTAAAAGAAAAAGGCGTTTTGTTGGGATTGGCTTCAGCGAGCCAAAATGGTCCCGTTATTTTAGAAAAGTTAGGACTTGAAGAATTATTTGATACAATCGTGGATCCGGCTAAATTATCCGCCGGAAAACCTCATCCGGAAATATTTGAAACAGGGGCTGAGCAATTGAATGTGTCGGTTCAAGAATGCATCGGAATCGAAGATGCAGCGGCAGGAGTTCAATCCATCAATAGTGCCGGTATGGCAGCAATAGCTGTTGGAGATGAAACAACGTTGGGCGCGGCTGCTAAAGTCGTTGCTTCGACGAATGAGTTGACTGTAGATTTGTTGACCGCTGTCTGGGCTGAGTCTGTTGGAGTTCAATAA
- a CDS encoding aldose epimerase family protein: MEFNKRRFGWIGDQEITEYQLTTTKGAIFRCLNYGAVVTGIEVPDRNGNYENVVLGFDTLEEYIQDSPYFGALVGRVAGRIKNGAWGIHQLTQNEGPHHIHGGQSNFSQIGWDAEVNEAADFIDIIFTHTSPAGDNGYPGNVTVKVTYRWTENAVWDMVIQAETDAATLFNPTNHTYFNLSGTVKRTILDHKLQISSDVYAEVGADKCPTGRLYPVDGTPYDFRKPIFMREALKKQPAGYDTPFKLTTGYIRLIEPESGRKVAIRTTREAVVVFSTTGMDEDYLVMGKKMCSHLGIALETQELPDAVHHPHFQSIVLKPGERYFSQTTYHFSA, translated from the coding sequence TTGGAGTTCAATAAACGGCGATTCGGTTGGATAGGCGATCAAGAAATAACAGAATACCAACTGACAACTACTAAAGGGGCCATTTTTCGGTGTTTAAATTACGGAGCAGTCGTGACCGGTATTGAGGTACCTGATCGTAACGGAAACTATGAAAACGTCGTGTTAGGTTTTGACACACTCGAAGAGTACATTCAGGACTCGCCTTATTTTGGTGCGCTAGTCGGACGTGTAGCAGGACGGATCAAAAATGGCGCATGGGGAATACATCAATTGACTCAAAATGAAGGACCGCATCATATTCATGGAGGACAATCCAATTTCAGTCAAATTGGATGGGATGCTGAAGTGAATGAAGCTGCTGATTTTATCGATATTATTTTTACTCATACAAGTCCAGCAGGAGACAATGGGTATCCCGGAAATGTAACAGTAAAAGTAACTTATCGATGGACTGAGAATGCTGTTTGGGATATGGTCATTCAAGCAGAAACGGATGCAGCGACATTGTTTAACCCAACGAATCACACGTATTTCAACTTGAGCGGGACAGTAAAACGAACTATTTTAGACCATAAACTACAAATTTCCAGTGATGTTTATGCTGAAGTTGGTGCTGACAAATGTCCAACGGGAAGGTTGTACCCAGTTGATGGAACACCTTATGATTTCCGGAAGCCTATTTTTATGCGCGAAGCATTGAAAAAACAGCCTGCTGGTTATGATACACCTTTTAAGTTGACGACAGGATACATACGGCTGATCGAACCGGAAAGCGGCCGGAAAGTAGCGATTCGTACGACTCGAGAAGCAGTCGTTGTTTTCTCAACAACAGGAATGGATGAAGACTATCTGGTGATGGGCAAAAAAATGTGCAGTCATCTGGGAATTGCTTTAGAAACCCAAGAGCTGCCGGATGCTGTTCATCATCCTCATTTTCAATCGATCGTTCTGAAACCCGGGGAACGGTACTTTTCACAAACAACGTATCATTTTTCTGCTTGA
- a CDS encoding LacI family DNA-binding transcriptional regulator has protein sequence MAITIKDVAKKAGVATSTVSRTIQDHPSISEKTKKKVRLIMKELGYQPNLAARGLVNKNTRTIGVVLPVSDGVAFQNPFFLEMIRGISKTCNEKKYMVAVASGTTEEELLESIRMMAKGGRADGFIVLYSKKEDQVIDYLHQENLHYAIIGKPYQYENEILYVDNDNQLAGKDAANYLIGLNHQKIAYICSDIDEMVTAERLSGYQQALSAANIVNDPTYIVAEAFKDTEHKQQLASLFLADEHPTAVVASDDIVAMSLTHLLKDIGLSVPNDISIISFNNSIFAEMIQPALTSIDVHIDYLSSQVVEKLVEFIEGRQTIAMKVILPHKIIERDSCKSKIE, from the coding sequence ATGGCGATTACGATTAAAGATGTTGCAAAAAAAGCAGGTGTGGCGACTTCAACTGTTTCGCGAACGATTCAAGATCATCCCAGTATTAGCGAAAAAACGAAAAAAAAAGTTCGCTTAATAATGAAAGAACTTGGGTATCAACCTAATTTGGCAGCACGAGGCTTGGTAAATAAAAATACTCGAACGATTGGAGTTGTTCTGCCTGTATCTGACGGGGTGGCCTTTCAAAATCCTTTCTTCTTAGAAATGATCCGCGGCATCAGCAAGACCTGTAATGAGAAAAAATACATGGTGGCGGTCGCTTCAGGAACAACGGAAGAAGAATTACTGGAAAGTATCCGAATGATGGCAAAAGGCGGTCGGGCAGACGGTTTTATCGTCTTGTATTCTAAAAAAGAAGACCAAGTGATCGATTATCTGCACCAAGAGAATTTGCATTACGCCATTATTGGAAAACCGTATCAGTATGAAAATGAAATCTTATATGTTGATAACGATAACCAACTAGCAGGAAAAGATGCAGCAAATTATTTGATTGGATTAAATCATCAAAAAATTGCTTATATTTGCAGCGATATAGATGAAATGGTTACAGCTGAACGGCTATCTGGTTACCAGCAGGCCCTTTCGGCAGCGAATATAGTCAATGACCCAACTTATATTGTGGCAGAAGCTTTTAAAGACACAGAGCATAAGCAGCAGCTGGCTTCGTTATTTCTGGCTGACGAACACCCAACAGCAGTAGTGGCGAGCGATGATATAGTAGCCATGAGTCTGACACATTTATTGAAAGATATCGGATTATCAGTTCCAAATGATATTTCGATCATCAGTTTCAATAATTCTATTTTTGCCGAAATGATCCAACCAGCCTTGACTTCTATCGATGTCCATATCGACTACTTGAGCAGTCAAGTAGTGGAGAAATTGGTTGAATTCATTGAAGGCAGACAAACAATAGCAATGAAAGTTATTTTACCGCATAAAATCATTGAACGAGATTCGTGTAAGAGCAAAATAGAGTAA